The Arabidopsis thaliana chromosome 5, partial sequence genomic interval CTTTAAATTAccatgttattaattatttaatttaacagaaaccaaaacacatggattttgagtttttaacaaatttgttgatGGGTCACCCAACATTTATGTGGTTATCAAAATTCCTATACAGCTTTGCATCATCTTTCTTactcaaactaaaaaatattttccacCGTCGGGATTTGAACCCGGAAATGGAAGAatgttctttaattttaaCCATTGTAATACAACGgatattttgtttagatttgaatttatagtgtatatatacaattatgtaaatattattaatttaaaaaaaaaatccgcAGCCGGGATTTGAACCCGGAAATAGAAGAATGTCCTCAATTTTAACCTTTGTGCTACTACGGAtcttttgtttagatttgaatttatagtgtatatatataattatgttaagCTTTTATCATAAGATTTTGTTACAGATTTTTAGGACTGAATACAAACTTGTAAAATGAATTAAAGATAGATGGTCGTTAGATGACCATCCTGAATTTCCCTAAAAAACCGTTTACGTTTCACCATTCCAAATTTTGGTTGTAGTTTAGGATTGTATATTTTCTACTTTATTTATGTTAGGCATCACATCCACATCTAAAATCAATtgttataaacatatattcttgaaaatgaCTCAAATTGAAGGCATGTAGATGTGAGGTCATATCTCACATATTGGACTACTTTTTTATTTGCCCACGACTTAGCATATAtacaactttctttttttgctaagaatataaatatttcataaaaatgaaaacaatttaagttACAATCGATGATTATAGACCTATAGAAATGGTTCCATggcaaaaaaaagtaaaagcatGGAAGCATAAACAATAACTAAAATTCGGTCCATCCACTCAACCAAAGCAGTAAGGCTAAAGGCGTTAGATGAAGCGATGACGATTTTAGTTGTTCTTTACGATATTGTTGCTGGAGAAGAAGGGTTTAAAGCAAGGAGAAGGAGCCTAATTGCATATATACAACTTTCTATTTGGGTTTTACCTTTCGAATTTTTTTCTGGTAAAGATCACATTAGCTCCTTATAGGTCGCCGAATCTTTTGATAAGAAACAAGCTTCCAGCTCGATGTCAAGCTCCTTCTTTAgaaaatttagaattatttcaaaataaaatgcatatattttgttttatttaaacGTCATCAAACTCTACAAAGACTGAAAACCAATGTTGCATGGGCAGAGAAGTCAACGATTCAACGGAAGACGCATGGATGAAATGGTCCCTAAATAATCTAGGAACACTAAAATCTTTATTTGTAAATAAACGATCAAACTAATCGTTATTTCAATTACTCTAGATTATTCAACAAATGGGatatgaaaagaagagaaacatattttttttattaattgctttcaaaatataaaaggaATTTAGTTGTCttttaaacaaagtttgaGTTATTACTAACCAAAAATCGAATatcttttgctttattttcaacaagatcgattgtttttaaagatttactACGtgatatttggattttgttgaAGCGCCCGACTAATCCCAAGATGAGCCAGTAAcaacaatgatttttttttgtttatatagaaattttcCAAGGAGAAATTCAAGAtttagacaaaaataaaaacctctACATATTTGGCAATGATATAAACCAATTTGAGGATACATATATGATCCAACAATCTAAGAACCTATCCTTTACACAAATATCTATTCTAGGGAGAGGCAGAGTCGGAGGAGAAACGAGAGAGCTGGTTTGTTAGAAAGATGATGCGAGTGTGGTAATCACGAGCCTGGTCTAAAGATTCGGCTTCAAGCTCGGCAAGCTGAGAGCAAAGATGCTCCTCAGCCTCCTCAGCCACCTGTGTCCTCCTCCACAACTGCAACATCTCTTTCCTCATCTCCTCCACCGCTTTCTCCATCTCTCCGTTCTTCTGTCGTAGCTCCTCTACCTCCGAAGCCGCCACCATCACATAGTTTCCTCCTTttcccattttctctctttttattttatggtttttgatgatttctcttttctttgtttttgtgtctctttactttttgttgttgttcttcttcttttggtaatTGATTGTTCCTTATATAGCCGTTTCTGCGACTAGTCTTTGGGTGGTGGGTATATGTCTAGATTCATTGATATCTCTTGTTTTTCGTTCTTATTTATGGTTAGTTATTTTCCTTCCTCTagaacattttgtttttttaattatgttccGATATACACGTTGGATCCAATAATATAACATGTGAATTCTTTTTAGCAAAACTATTTTGTAGATTTGGGTAGGATATTCGAAAACTTTAGACCAATCCTTTTAAAGGAGACTATATTACTAATGAATCTATTGTAGGCTTTAATAATAGGGAGGCCATAAAATGtacttctttcattttcttttaatatttgattttaaagtttttgcaTACCGATTAACGAATTATTTTTGATCATTGTGGGTTGAAGTATTAAATTGTTGCACATAATATTGTAGTATTTGGTAATTTTGACTCTTATGTTACGTAATAATAGTACTACAGAGTAATGAATCTCCTTGTAATTCTTATTTTCACATCTCATTAAGCTTTATGACAAAGATAACGTaataaatcatatgaaatGTCATTGACGGTGGCTCGTGAGTGGTCGTTGtgtttgaaagagaaaaaaagaaagaaagaaaaacttgtaGTGTTTCGGTTATACAGACGTTATATAAATCTTATATTCATGAcgttctctattttgtttcaCTCAAGTATTTTACATAAACGTTTAGCatataatatgttttcaaaaagaaaagctaataGTCTAATTAGTGACACAAATGAcaaaccaatatatatttctaagaCTATATAAGATATCAATAAAAGATGACgatatatttacaaaaggTAAAACTAGTGGTAAGGTAGCAATAcgataaataaaaacatgatgATACCACCCGTCTATATACTACCATTTTCTTACCGTCTCACTGAATGGTTATGTACAAGAAGTAGTACACGTTTATACCAACGACGGTAAAACATTATCAGTGAAAAAATGCAGTTTGGCCATCCTAAATTTCCTAAAGAGACCGATTACGTTTCATCATTCAAAACTTTACTTGTAGTTAGAAAAATggattattgttttgtttatgttagGTATCACATAGATATCTAGACCAATTAATATAAAACACATACTCATGAAAATGACTCAAAGGccatatatcatatatgtgaTCTTTTTATTTGCCTACCAATTAGCAAATCCTTCTCTTTCGGGTTTAGCTTTCCAATTATTTCAGAAAAAGATCACATGAAATTAGCTCCACCATCCAATAGGTCGCCAAATCTCTAGcctctctgttttttgctaagaaattATGAATGTAAACTTGAATTGCACATAATTGGTTTTTTGTGCACAACTTGCTTATATAAATTAAGTTGGTATTACAAAAGTACacttaaacacaaaacattttgTCAGAAAATCCGTTTTATATGGTTAGAAAGAAATACAAGATAACTATTATCATTCTCATAATTCAAAGAGATCTCCTCTCGGATCATCAGTTTCCAAGTCTCTCCAAAGACAATTCTAGttatacttcaaaaaaaaaaacattataaatatttgtttgttttaattgcATCACaatttatgaaaaattaaagggttttggttaacaaaaaaaaaagactagaCTTGTTTGCCCACGTCAGGTCACCTGGTTCTGTCAGAAACTAGAtttgttcaaaaacaaaccctttgtttatatttgtacATAGTACACTGGCGTTGGATCCGTATATTCGTTTCCCTTTTTTCTCCCAAAAGCAAACCAAGTTCTCCAATTTTACTATGTCAAACTCTAGAAAGACCAAAACCACTGTTGCAATGTCAATGATTCAGTAGAATTCAAACACTTCTTCATATAATACGCAAAAATCTAAAAGCAAAATCtttatttgtaatttggtcatttcaCATATAATAATAGGAAACATGACCATAATtgctttaaattttctttctgttaAAGTAATTTACACGtcttacaaacaaaattccatTTTAGTCAAACCAAACATCGAATATCATTTactttaaattgttttcaagaCTTTTCATTCATCATTAATCGCAAAAATCAATCGGTAACAacatcgatttttttttttgattgaaacttccatatttgttttaaagacAACTCTACATATTGGCATTGATATGAGCCGATAAGAGGATACATCAAACAATCTAAAAAACCTATCTTTCTTTAAAAGCAAATATCTATCTAATTCTACGGAGAGGCAGAGGCAGAGTCTGAAGAAAGACGAGAGAGCTCGTTCATGAGAAAGATGATACGAGAGTGGTAATCACGAGCCTGGTCTAAAGATTCTGCTTCAAGCTCGGCTAGCTGTGAGCAGAGACGCTCCTCCGCTTCTTCCGCCACCTGTGTCCGCCGCCACAACTGCaacatctctttcttcatctcctccaCAGCTTTCTCCATCTCTCCGTTCTTCCGTCGTAGCTCGTCCACTTCGGAAGCCGCCACCGTCACATAGTTTCCTCCTTTCCCCATTTTTAAGAACTTTTAAAGGTTTTCTAAAGATTTCTCCTTTTGGTTATTTTGGTCactttgagtttttttgtgttttgttttggttcttgaaCGTTCCTTATTAATAGGCGTCTTTGAGACTGGGGTTTGGGTGGGTTTTATGTCTAGGTTCAATGTATctatatctcttcttcttctttcttatttctgGTGAGTTATTTTCTTCCTCTAGATTCTAgaacattttctcttttaaattattttcgaTATACACGTTGGGtccaattaatattttggaatattttagtGGTACcatataattgttttattggttagagacaaatttgtttttagaggAGACACGAGATaagttataataaaaatttatcaatcaatataGTAAAATGTATTGGTTCAGTCATAATAACTCTTGTCATTTCAATAATACATATGGCAACggatttaaaatgaaaaatatttgtttaaactgatattttttttttaaaatggagTATTTGCTTTCTAAGAATGAATAAATTTCTTTGTCTAATTGAATAAAGTGgattaaaacatattttggaCCATTTTACTTTGATCTAATTGCTATACATATAAAGTAATGaatatttcatatttactGGACCATAAATACTAGTAATTCAATCTATTTATACAAGTCTAAACTGTAGCTCGTAAGTAAAAGTAATGAACAATTCTTACATTATAGCCCCAATGAGCTGTCAATTTCATCAAAGACAACTATATGTTAATAGATCATAATAATACATCGTCTTAATAATGGTCCTAAACTCAGGAATAAGTTGTGcaaatatgttttcatataCGCAtgtaaagaaaagattgtGACTATTATTGAAATAACATGAGTTATATTTATATCCACCAACTCTTTATCCTCAAAGAGGATATATATATCCGCTGTATTATGCTAACATTACCATTCTTGCACTTGAAAAATGACTTTAATTAATTGAACATTTTATTACCATGAATTGAacaaaatttctgaaaattgCTTCTGAAGCATccaattttcaagattttatatattcattcTAAAAACTTAATTCAATAAACTCATGTAACAACAAACTAATCgttgaatatattttcttctcgAGAACGTTGACTGGACACTAAAAGAATGAAAGAGTAGTActatttgaattttcaatGAAACCCCACTTATTTCAAAGGggaacttcttttttttcttttttctttcttttctgttttgctaTTTCATAGAATATAgagaaaataattgttttccaCTATTTCTCTTAATTGCTAAAAGGCATGTAGAAATCATTTTCTCACCTTTATATTTTCCACTAATATATTCCGCCAATTATAGCCATTAATTAACTTGGAGCAAAGCCTTTGTCGATGTAACCCACATTCCCACTTCTTTCTCTTAACTGGAGTATTGGACAATATCTCCCAAAGTCAAGGGCTGTCACGATTATACAGCTATTCTTGTATAGTTAAAGTTACGGCTACGATTCATAGTTCTTAAATTACTTATTAGCTATTTCTTTAGTATCTTTATTGGTGTGTATGGGGAAAACTAAGAAGACTTTGGTTATGAATGGTGTCATGAAgcataataaaataatacggTGCGGTTTGATTTTACTCTTGGTCATGTTTTTGTGAATCATATTTGGACAACACACCAACCTCAAGAAGTAGGGTGATTCAAGTATAAACTGAAAAATCATAAGCGTTAAATACCGATTAatacaatcatatatatatttcgaAACTTCAAAACATTAGTCAAAATTTGATAACTCATTTATCCGTTACTCGCACCAAACTAATTAAGATATctattcagcttttgttctatTCGTTCTACACCATTTATTCTTTACAAACTACATCTGTTATGCTTTATTTGTCTGTTCGTTTTGTTCTATACGTCACCTTATGATGTGTATCTTCGTTTTCCTAGCAAAGGTTGgtccaaaaaaattgatggcCCGAatcaatattgtttttttctctctttttagctataattcaaaatcttaaacaatattggttataaaattatgtaaagTTGTGTTAAATATATTGGAAAACACAGAGGGACCGGTCACCAACTGTTGAAATCTTTAGTTGGAATATGCTCTATGGATGCTGATCAGTGACCACTATctaattgactaaaaaaataatcatcatTCATCCAAAATATCctaaatagattttaaaacaCCCAATTACATCAGCAACTATATATGTTACGTGAGCAACAGCGCTATACATGTAGAAAATAATTTCCAGTTTTTATAACATTACAAGATCACCATAAAAAGTACGGATGTTAAAATGGGCTAAACATTTAGAGTCGGCCCAGGTCcgctaaaataaataaaagccCGGTCCCGATTAAATCAAAGGAGAAACGTTTGGGCTTAAATATGGTTTTGCAGAAAAGGTTTCGGGCTTTTATAGGGCTGGCCCTATTATACTACGGTTCTGTTCGTTTCTCCATTTGACAGATCCATCCAATTGATCCATTCAACATGTCCATCTAGATGATTCATTCGACTCTTGttcgttttatttttagtcGGTTCATTTGACTGGACCATCCGAATGAGATGTTGTTCGTTTACTTATCTCtatctccatccaaatgatttGCAATAATACAAATACCTAAAATACCCATGCTTTCATCTAATTcttaatctaaaatatatttaaaagtaaataaatttcaaataatagttttttatatttataaatttattttacggttttggcgggaaaacgtgattttatGATTTGACGGGAAAACTcgattttacagttttggcggaaaacaaaattttacgtttttggcgggaaaacgtgattttacggttttggcgggaaaacgtgattttacggttttggcgggaaaacgtgatttttgcggttttggcggaaaaacacgattttacggttttggtggaaaaacgtaattttttggttttggcagGAAATCACGGTTTTACGGGTTTGCCGGGAAACcgtgattttgcggttttggcgggaaaatagaattttacgatttttgcgaggaaaaaatgattttgcggttttggcgggaaaacgtaATTGTACGGGTTTTGCTGAAAAACgaattttacggttttagcaaaaaaaatgattttgcggttttagcagaaaatttaattttttattttttaaaaaataattgtaaaataagatttaaatctatttatttattttatctaaaaatacaTCTAAATAATCAATTGAAATAATTAGGgtatttttgtcatttgttattttagattgaatcatctccatccaaatgatccaATTTAGTTCAGTCAAAtgagtttcaaaatttagcctaaattttcaaactcaTCCAGATGATTCATTTGGATGGATCATCTGAATGAACCGTTTTTGGCACCAAACGAACATCAAAACTCATCTCCATCGAAATGATCCATCTTACTGATGAAACGAACATGCctacaaacttttttttttcttctttaacacTAAACGACGacgtctcttttttttttctttttttttttctttcttcttcttcttcaatcttctttcttcgatctcttattttttaaactctcTTCTTTGATTGTGAGAAGCCATAAAAAAAGGTTCGATATCTCTCTCTtaatctttcatctttctcatttttctatTCTCATAGATTGATATATTCTCTATCTTTGGAATCTGATTCATAGGATTGGGGTTTAATGGTTTTCGAAGAAATCTGGGTTAAAGT includes:
- the LSU4 gene encoding response to low sulfur 4 (RESPONSE TO LOW SULFUR 4 (LSU4); BEST Arabidopsis thaliana protein match is: response to low sulfur 2 (TAIR:AT5G24660.1); Has 30201 Blast hits to 17322 proteins in 780 species: Archae - 12; Bacteria - 1396; Metazoa - 17338; Fungi - 3422; Plants - 5037; Viruses - 0; Other Eukaryotes - 2996 (source: NCBI BLink).), with the translated sequence MGKGGNYVMVAASEVEELRQKNGEMEKAVEEMRKEMLQLWRRTQVAEEAEEHLCSQLAELEAESLDQARDYHTRIIFLTNQLSRFSSDSASP
- the LSU2 gene encoding response to low sulfur 2 (RESPONSE TO LOW SULFUR 2 (LSU2); BEST Arabidopsis thaliana protein match is: response to low sulfur 4 (TAIR:AT5G24655.1); Has 1807 Blast hits to 1807 proteins in 277 species: Archae - 0; Bacteria - 0; Metazoa - 736; Fungi - 347; Plants - 385; Viruses - 0; Other Eukaryotes - 339 (source: NCBI BLink).), with translation MGKGGNYVTVAASEVDELRRKNGEMEKAVEEMKKEMLQLWRRTQVAEEAEERLCSQLAELEAESLDQARDYHSRIIFLMNELSRLSSDSASASP